A region of the Sporomusaceae bacterium FL31 genome:
AAAAAATTGAGGTGTTAGCCGCTCTTTTTTGACTCAATGGAGCAATACGGAGCGGCTATGCCCCCAATGATTGTTTTTGGAAAGTCTTGCAGTGCTGGAGAAATTACTGAAATAAAATGAGCTGGTTTGATTGATAAAACGAATGTTAAAGGAGGAGTTATGCTTATGCAAGCAGCAGTGTATAAAGGAATCGAAGCCATGGAAATTGAGGAAATTACAACGCCGCAGTTGGAGCCTGGATCGGTTTTGTTAAAAGTAAAAGCGTGTGCGATTTGCGGGGGCGATTTGCGTACTTTTCGCCACGGACATGCTGCCATAAAACCGCCTATTGTGTTGGGGCATGAAATTGCCGGCGAAATTATAGCAGTAGCAAGCGATGTGCAAAATTTTACAGTTGGTGAACGCGTAATTGTAGCACCGGCAATTGGGTGTGCTTCTTGCACCTATTGTTCATCTGGCTGGCAGAATATGTGCTATACCCGTACTACCATTGCTCATCATTACAATGGCGGTTTTGCGGAATATGTACTTGTTCCGGCGGGGGCTCTTCGGGCTGGTAATATCAATCGAATTCCAGATGAGGTCACTTATTTGGAGGCTTCACTGGCTGAGCCATTGGCTTGTGTATTAAATGCCCAGGAAGTCATGAATATTGGATTAGGGGATAGTGTGGTCGTCATTGGTGCCGGACCAATTGGCTGCATGCATGCTGAGGTAGCTAGGGCCCGGGGGGCGGGAAAGGTTATTTTGGTCAATCGCAGTGCCCGACGATTAGAATCAGCGCAAAAATTTGGTTATGATGCTTATGTCGATTTAAGCTCAACGGATGGTGTTAAAGCCGTTATGGAGTTGACAAAAGGGTTGGGAGCTAATGCAGTCATTGTGACTGCAGGAACTCATGATGCGCAAACGTTAGGCATAGCAATGGCCAGCAAGATGGGGAAAGTCTGCTTGTTTGCCGGGTTACCCAAAAGCCAGCCTATGATTGAATTAGATGCTAATCATGTTCATTATCGCCAAATTGCTATTTATGGTGCATTTTCTTCGGCCCCAAGGCATAACGCGTTAGCCTTAGAGTTAATTCGCAGTGGTAAAGTATCAGCAAAAAAACTACTGACACATTTGGTATCCCTTGATCACATTAAAACAGGAATGGATTTGGTTGATAACAGGGCAGGGCTGCGTGTAACAGTGAGCCCATGTATTGAAGAACTGACTCAAGAGATAGAGCAGCATCCGGATTTAATTGTCATGAAATAGCCCTAATCTTCTAGTTGCAGGGGAGAGGAATTAAGATGGCATGTTTGATCGGTATTGATATTGGCAGTACCAATTGTAAAGCAGCTGCCTATGGGGCGGATGGTACCTTAAAGGCAACTGCGTCGCGCCCGGTGGTGACTCATTATCTTCAAACCAGCTGGGCGGAATTTGATCCTGACCAGATTTGGCTGGCAGTACAAGACGTACTGAAAGAGGTGACCAGCAAACTTGTCGGTGAAAGCATTGCTGGAATCGCTGTTGCTAGTATGGGCGCTGCCGGAGTGCTGTTAGATGAAAATGATCGCTGGATTCATCGGTCCATTGCGTGGTTTGATACCCGAACCGAAGATGTAGCAAAATGGTGGCGTGATTCCTTTGGTGCTGAGCGGGTATACCAAATCAGCGGTTTTGTGCCTAATCCGATGGCTGGAATCACAAAGGTTCAGTGGATTCGCAGCCAGATGCCAGAACAGTTTAGTCGGGTTAAGCATTGGGTTTCGATGCAGGATTATGGAGTCTATTGTTTGACCGGGAAAGCCGTTGTCGACTTATCGGTAGGCTGCAGGACCATGGCAGCAGATTTGCGTAATCGCTGTTGGAATGAAGAGATACTGGCCCATGCCCAAATTCCAATTGAAATATGCTCGCAATTGAAGCGGTCAGCCGAACTGGTAGGTCCGATTACGGATAAAGCGGCTCAGGCTACCGGAGTTCCAGCTGGAACTCCAGTCTTCACCGGGGGAATGGATTATGTATGCGGGGCATTCGCATGCGGGTTGTTGGAAGCAGGAAATGTTTTATGTGCAATCGGAACCAGCGAGCAAATTCTAATGGTTGTCGATGATCCAGCAAATGACATTAGCCATATTGACACGAATTTTACGTGTGTCAACTATGTGGTTGATGATAAATATTATGTGGCCGGTCAAGTCATTTCTTCTGGCTGCATCCTAGAGTGGTTTGCTAAAGAAATTGTGAAAGCTGATGTAAATAGTTTGGTAGCTGAGGCTGAAGAAGCGCCATTAGGCGCTAAAGGGGTTTTTATGCTGCCGCATTTCCGGGGGAAATACACTCCGGGAGCTGATCCTTTGGCCAAAGGCGCTTTTGTTGGCCTGACTACTGCGCATTCGCGGGCTTGCATGGCCCGGGCCGTTTTAGAAGGATTATGTTACGAGGCAACGATCATCATGGAAAGTATGGAACAAGTAACCGGACAATCGATTCGCTCTGTTCATGTTACCGGAGGCGCTACTCAATCTCCATTTTGGATGCAAATGAAAGCCGATATTTTAGGAAGACAAATTGTTTGTTTGGATATTCCGGAAGTGGTTACCCTGGGAGCGGCAATGCTAGCTGGCTTAGGGGCGGGGATTTACCAAAATTCAGCCGATGCTGTCCAGAAAATCAGGCGAAATGATATTGTATATACACCCAATTTAGACCGACATCAACAATATCGCAAAATCTATGAAGGTGTGTACAAACATCTATATTTTAGTATTAAAGAAATTAATAACAAAATTGAACACTGCTTTAGTTAGGAAGGAGATTGATTATGCGTTTTTTAGTTGTAGGCGATCCTATGTTGTCATCGGCAACATTAGCCACTGCTGTTCGTGACGTATTTGGCGATGAGGTCAGTGTAAGCGGGGTAGACTGGAAACCAGACAGTGATGAAGAATTCTGGCATTTGCGCAGTCAGGTTGAAAAATATGGCCCGGACGCAGGTCAGCCGCCGGAAGAATTGAAAGAAGCTGTTAAGCAGGCTGACGTGATTATTACGCACCATACGCCAATTAGTGCTGAACTGATCAATTCCAGCAGTGCTTCGTTTATTGGTGTATGCCGGGCTGGTACTGAGAATGTTGATGTCAAAGCAGCCAGCAGCAAAAATATAAAAGTCATGAAGACTATGGGACGCAATGCTGAAGCCGTATCTGACTTTACTTTAGCTTTGATATTATCAGAGCTTAGAAATCTGGCTCGAGGGCATGCTGCACTGATGCAGGGAAATTGGCGGAAAAAGTATGTCAATTCCAGCTTTATGGGGGATATGCAAGGCAAAACAGTAGGTCTGATTGGATTTGGCTATATTGCCAGGCTGGTGGCAAAAAAATTAGCTGGTTTTCAGGTACGTCAACTGGTTTATGATCCTTATGTCGATCCTGCTGTCCTCAAAGAATTTGGTGTGGAACAAGTTGGCTTGGAAGAGTTATGCCGTCAGTCAGATTTTATCAGTATTCATGCACGGCTTAGTGCTGATACGGCTGGCTTAATAGGAAAAGCAGCATTTTCCTGGATGAAGCCAACAGCTTATTTAATTAATACAGCTCGGGCTGGTTTGATTGATGAGGCTGCTCTTGTGGAAGCCCTGCAAACAAACCAGATTGGCGGCGCGGCTCTTGATGTTTTTTGGTCTGAGCCTATTCCGGAAAACCACCCGCTGTTTGCATTGGATAATGTAACTTTGACACCTCATTTGGCAGGAGCTACCAACGATACGTTTCGAATGACTCCGTATTTATTGTTAAACGAATTACAGCAAGTGATCCAAAACAAAGCAGTATCAGCTTGGTTTGCTAATTAGAGAAGACGGGTTATAACGTACTCTGGAAGGAGGCTGATAATCATCTCTAATGATATTCGGCTCATTGCCATTGATCTGGATGGAACATTATTGGATGATGATAGGACCATCCCCCTAAGTACTATTGCGGTAATCAAAGAAATTCAAGCCAAAGGGATTTATGTGACACTGGCATCCTCACGGCCATTTTGCTCGGTTACGCCTTATGCCAGACAATTAGGCATTTCCTTACCGCTGATTACTCACGGCGGTGCTTATATTGCTGACTATACCGGAACTAATATTCGCTTACGGCAAACACTTAACCTTGGTGCCAGTTTGGCAGTTATCAAAGTACTGGAAGATTATGATTACTACATTAAAGTGTATTGTGATGATGTTCTATATGTACAGGAAGCAACCCGTGAAACGATTAAGTATTCTCAGCAATTCGGAGTGGAATATCATGCCTTGGGGCGTAATCAATTGACGACACTGACTGAAAGTCCAATTCGAATTGCTGTTTTTGATCAGCCTGAGAGGATCCATCATGTTCGCAAGCTTATACAGCCCTGGCTGACTTATTTTTCTATATCCAGCGATACCGATTCTGGATTAGAATTTGTTGATTGCTCCGTTCATAAGGGTCAAGCAGTCGCACGAGTCTGTGCCGAGCTTGGCATTCCAATGGCTCAGGTTATGGCAATCGGCAATGAAGGTAATGATATCGGGATGCTTAAAGCCGCTGGTTATGGTATTGCAATGGGCAATGCCTGTCCGGAAATCAAGCAGATGGCTTCAT
Encoded here:
- a CDS encoding alcohol dehydrogenase, which codes for MQAAVYKGIEAMEIEEITTPQLEPGSVLLKVKACAICGGDLRTFRHGHAAIKPPIVLGHEIAGEIIAVASDVQNFTVGERVIVAPAIGCASCTYCSSGWQNMCYTRTTIAHHYNGGFAEYVLVPAGALRAGNINRIPDEVTYLEASLAEPLACVLNAQEVMNIGLGDSVVVIGAGPIGCMHAEVARARGAGKVILVNRSARRLESAQKFGYDAYVDLSSTDGVKAVMELTKGLGANAVIVTAGTHDAQTLGIAMASKMGKVCLFAGLPKSQPMIELDANHVHYRQIAIYGAFSSAPRHNALALELIRSGKVSAKKLLTHLVSLDHIKTGMDLVDNRAGLRVTVSPCIEELTQEIEQHPDLIVMK
- a CDS encoding xylulokinase, giving the protein MACLIGIDIGSTNCKAAAYGADGTLKATASRPVVTHYLQTSWAEFDPDQIWLAVQDVLKEVTSKLVGESIAGIAVASMGAAGVLLDENDRWIHRSIAWFDTRTEDVAKWWRDSFGAERVYQISGFVPNPMAGITKVQWIRSQMPEQFSRVKHWVSMQDYGVYCLTGKAVVDLSVGCRTMAADLRNRCWNEEILAHAQIPIEICSQLKRSAELVGPITDKAAQATGVPAGTPVFTGGMDYVCGAFACGLLEAGNVLCAIGTSEQILMVVDDPANDISHIDTNFTCVNYVVDDKYYVAGQVISSGCILEWFAKEIVKADVNSLVAEAEEAPLGAKGVFMLPHFRGKYTPGADPLAKGAFVGLTTAHSRACMARAVLEGLCYEATIIMESMEQVTGQSIRSVHVTGGATQSPFWMQMKADILGRQIVCLDIPEVVTLGAAMLAGLGAGIYQNSADAVQKIRRNDIVYTPNLDRHQQYRKIYEGVYKHLYFSIKEINNKIEHCFS
- a CDS encoding D-3-phosphoglycerate dehydrogenase gives rise to the protein MRFLVVGDPMLSSATLATAVRDVFGDEVSVSGVDWKPDSDEEFWHLRSQVEKYGPDAGQPPEELKEAVKQADVIITHHTPISAELINSSSASFIGVCRAGTENVDVKAASSKNIKVMKTMGRNAEAVSDFTLALILSELRNLARGHAALMQGNWRKKYVNSSFMGDMQGKTVGLIGFGYIARLVAKKLAGFQVRQLVYDPYVDPAVLKEFGVEQVGLEELCRQSDFISIHARLSADTAGLIGKAAFSWMKPTAYLINTARAGLIDEAALVEALQTNQIGGAALDVFWSEPIPENHPLFALDNVTLTPHLAGATNDTFRMTPYLLLNELQQVIQNKAVSAWFAN
- a CDS encoding haloacid dehalogenase encodes the protein MDDDRTIPLSTIAVIKEIQAKGIYVTLASSRPFCSVTPYARQLGISLPLITHGGAYIADYTGTNIRLRQTLNLGASLAVIKVLEDYDYYIKVYCDDVLYVQEATRETIKYSQQFGVEYHALGRNQLTTLTESPIRIAVFDQPERIHHVRKLIQPWLTYFSISSDTDSGLEFVDCSVHKGQAVARVCAELGIPMAQVMAIGNEGNDIGMLKAAGYGIAMGNACPEIKQMASYITKSNNDFGVEHVLQKYILSTIK